The following nucleotide sequence is from Aedes aegypti strain LVP_AGWG chromosome 3, AaegL5.0 Primary Assembly, whole genome shotgun sequence.
CGGCAGTAGTACCGGACATGTCGCGCTGAATTCGCGACAAATTGTTCTCGGAAGTCCCTAACATGCCCCACGGCACGTGTTCCCGGTGTAGAAACTGCACCCTACACTCCCCCGATCGAGATATATTTTTGTGTACAGTGCCCTCAGGGGCTGTTCAACGTGTCTGTCCGTGCTAGTACTGAGCAACACCCGAGCCAGGAAGCCGAATGGCAACCACACAACGTGTCATGTCACCAtcattcgcaaatttcataacgccaacaaTGACCATTTGCAACGCGCCCACCACCCATTGTGTATAAGAATGTTTTCCCAATTTCGTTTGACCCGTTACATCTCGAAGACACACCACCCACCCATGAACTATGTGAATGGGCCCCATCAATGGGAACCGATTGATGGCATTATCGAGATTATCCGATCGATAACATTTGCATCAACTGTTGTTCGATAAACATTATTATGATAGCCTGAACTGCTGGGATGCTCTTACGAGATCGTTTGTAATGGGACGCTAGAAAACATAATGAGCTTCTTTCCAATACGTTGAGAAGAAGAACGAACGAACCACGAAACTTGTCATCATGCCTGCCTAGCTAGCTAGTCCTATGATGTCAAAATTGTCTAAACTACTAACATGCAGCACAACCGATAGCAAAAATGAAGTTGTTAAGGTGCAACATGGCAATCAgcataaatattgaactttAAACGTTCTGCTAGTGAATGGAGTGTGGTTaaggtacaacatttttttgcaatcagcAGAAATGTTGAACGTACGAAGTGGATCTTCTTGTTTTAAATTCAAACGGATGGAAAAACTTAGATCTAGGGTTTTTTTTGTGAACAGATGTTTCCCTATACTGCTTAACAATGAAATTCCTATTATTTATTACGCAGCTGAATGGGGATCCAAATCTCTGCAACTGTAATCGTTATAATTAATCAATACTGAAACTGATAAcatcgaataaataaaatgaattggaTAAATTCAAACTGATCAGAGAGGGGGGTGTTGTCACGTATGAAGTCACCGCCGTGACACTACCTCAGTCGGTTCAATAGTGTGATAAAACAGTCTAGTgtcagattttcaaaatcaactcttTTTCGGGATTGAaatagtggccctgaaaagggcctttTGGTTTGGTGTGATTGAACGCAGTGTCGGTCGTCATTTACTTGGAGCTGGTGTACTTGGTGACGGCCTTGGTGCCTTCCGAAACGGCGTGCTTGGCCAACTCTCCCGGGAGCAGAAGCCGGACGGCGGTTTGGATTTCGCGGGATGTGATCGTCGAACGCTTGTTGTAGTGGGCCAGGCGGGAGGCTTCGGCGGCAATACGCTCAAAGATGTCGTTGACGAAGCTGTTCATGATGCTCATGGCTTTCGACGAAACGCCAGTGTCGGGGTGAACTTGCTTCAACACCTTGTAGATGTAGATGGCGTAGCTTTCCTTCCTgcgctgcttcttcttcttcttatcgcCCTTGACAATGTTCTTCTGGGCCTTGCCGGATTTCTTCGCGGCCTTTCCGCTGGTTTTCGGTGCCATCGTGCTGCTAACGTTGTTTTAGATTCCAAACGAAAACTGAAACTGATGCCCGACCGAACCAGTCGGTTCTCTTTTATACCCGTAGAATGGTGAGCGCTGTTCCGCCCCTTCGCTTCGTTTGCTACTTCATCCATTTCGTTCGCACCATCCTAGTATGAGTGCAGCGCAGGGCTACGCATGTATAAAagatcaggtatcaggtatcagaaggccggctccaaaggcacgttccccaccagttgggagatttgtgccatcgccatatttgagcctatttcatcatctacccgatgggagaggaaagggaagggaaagatgggaggaaataggagtagggtcccttgaagagggaagatcgcataagcgaaatgagagcatgtagctccataccacaatgggttcgaacagcgccctaaaaagggcactgcaaaacgcatgagcgtaaagagagcctatagctcattaccacagcgggttaagaataacaggatgtcctgaagattcaggcttctgtattcagtttcacttaataagtgtttaccaagtaattggaatcgcatttgcgcaaaaactggacagttacatatcaggtgatacgaagttccataatcggagtcacaactatcacacacaaatgagtcagcacgctgaatatttgccatgtgatagttgagtcggcagtggcctgtcaacgctctgaccaagagactgcaattctgctttgacagatttgttaaatacttcgccacccttgtagatggctcagtaatgtacaattttgtttgacgacatgactccaaactattccaatattgcttgtgctgagttgccgcccaagagtttatttgaagcttcacccagcacttcgaaattggaatagccggctcagggccaatgaagtcatgcgatgctccatcgcgagctagctcatcagccaattcatttccagcgatggaagaatggccaggtacccatacaaggtttacagagttgactgaattcagttcctcaatttgagttcgacatgcgataacaagcttcgaccttgagttggccgaagcgagagcttttatagcagcctgactatctgaacagaagtatatgactttacccattacgcgctgttgaagtgctgattgcactccacacataagagcaaatatttccgcctgaaaaacggtgcagtttctaccaagtgagtaaaactgattcagccttagctcacgagaatatactcctgcaccagctctaccttcaagaagggagccatcagtgtaacatactatattgtttgatatacttctttccaaatagccagatgtccactcttcccgtgaagggaattgtgtggtaaatgtcctgtaaggaaagttacaagcaattgtgagatcacttggagcaaggacaattttgtcccaattcaccaaaagtggaaacaacgaagtgtgtgtagatctacgattcactggatttttctccagtagatccagtacccataaacggtaagagcaagaaagtgcttcttgtttaagatgtatgtgtagtggcgcaacgtcgaaaagggcctcgagcgctgctgtgggagttgtagagaacgcaccagacatcgccatcaagcacatcctttggagatggcccaattttgattggattgttctcacttcgcccttttgccaccacacaagacatccatatgccaatattggtcgaacaactgttgtgtaaatccatttgatatatttaggtttgaggccccaagttttaccaaaggttcgccggcattgaccgaaggccatacaagcttttttgactctgaaatcaatgtgagctgtccataaaagtttggaatctagaatgactccgacatactttacttgatcagtcacattaatctcagtgccaaaaagacgtaaaggtcgaattccatcgcggtttcgtctttccgtaaaaagaacaatagatgttttattcgggttaaccgaaaggccatattggcgacaccaactctcgactacctgaagagcactttgcatcaggtcgaatagggtgcttatgcacataccaactatcagagctagatagtcgtcggcaaatccatatgttggaaaaccgctattattgagttgcctcaatagcgtatctgctacgagattccacaaaagtggtggcaagactcccccttgggggcatccgcaaatactcaattttcgaatcgctgcttgacgcaatgtcgagaagagatgtcggtttttgagcatttgatgaatccaattggtaatcattgtaggtagcccatggtttcgtgcggcttccaatatggcatcgaaagacacgttatcaaaggcaccctcaatatccaagaaaacacccaagcacgattgcttctgagcgaatgctttctcgatatcatatacaactttgtgtaaaagagtcacagtggactttccagattggtaagcatgttgattcacatgaagaggcatgtttgccaaataaacatcacggatgtgatgatcgataatgcgttccagacatttcagaagaaaagaggtcagactgattggtctaaaactcttcgcttcctcatacgacgcacgtcctccttttgggataaactttacagtaatatcacgccaggatttgggaatgtacccggtagcaaaactgcttacaagtagctttttcaaaacatgtttgatagactcaaatcccttttggagcagaacaggataaatcccatccgctcctggagatttgaaaggagcaaaactattaagtgcccattgaatcgattcagtagttacgatactgcgagccgaggccagagactcgtaactacatgaaaagacatttggttcatccgtagatgctatgtccacacatccggggaagtgtgtattgaataaacattctaaaacttcttcatcggaagaagtaaagtcaccattaggtaagcgaatttcgttcacttggaaatccttagattttgcaagaattttgttcaac
It contains:
- the LOC110678250 gene encoding histone H2B, producing MAPKTSGKAAKKSGKAQKNIVKGDKKKKKQRRKESYAIYIYKVLKQVHPDTGVSSKAMSIMNSFVNDIFERIAAEASRLAHYNKRSTITSREIQTAVRLLLPGELAKHAVSEGTKAVTKYTSSK